A region of the Bacteroidales bacterium genome:
CGAAGCGATCTCACGAACGAAGTGAGTAATTTAGGGGCAAATTGACCTTTAGTAGCACACCTAAAGCCAACCATATTTATTGATCCAAAAGGTTGGGTTTGATAATTCAAATTAAAGAAGCCAATGTTGTTGCTGCCAGTTTATTGTAGGTATATTCCCTTATGTCTTTAAATGTATGTCTGATGGAGCAGGTTTCTTCCACCTTGCATTGCGAGCAGGGCTGATAGTATTTTTCTGAGATGCATGGCAACAATGCAATTGCGCCTTCAAAGAGACGGACTATTTCGAGCAGGTTAATCTGTTCAGGCTTTTTATTCAGGAAATAGCCGCCGTTTTTTCCCAGTT
Encoded here:
- a CDS encoding Rrf2 family transcriptional regulator, which translates into the protein MLTQKTRYAIFALVKLARDYDKGPIQINQIAESEKIPKRFLEAILLELKNNGYLDSKLGKNGGYFLNKKPEQINLLEIVRLFEGAIALLPCISEKYYQPCSQCKVEETCSIRHTFKDIREYTYNKLAATTLASLI